A single genomic interval of Lathyrus oleraceus cultivar Zhongwan6 chromosome 7, CAAS_Psat_ZW6_1.0, whole genome shotgun sequence harbors:
- the LOC127104696 gene encoding auxin transporter-like protein 5, with protein sequence MDTTNPPLAGADDFDMFANDDEYAATEPSSAENTALRKHWRNVGLAFNCIFLLFGSVIQLIACASNIYYINDNLDKRTWTYIFGACCATTVFIPSFHNYRIWSFLGLVMTTYTAWYLTIAAILHGQMEGVKHSGPNKMVLYFTGATNILYTFGGHAVTVEIMHAMWKPQKFKAIYLMATLYVLTLTLPSAAAVYWAFGDMLLNHSNALMNSNVYKLVDDQLDNTQTIKEDFHWNDKE encoded by the exons ATGGACACTACAAATCCACCTTTGGCTGGTGCTGATGATTTTGATATGTTTGCTAATGATGATGAGTATGCAGCCACTGAACCATCTTCAGCTGAAAATACTGCACTTA GGAAACACTGGAGAAACGTCGGCTTGGCCTTTAACTGCATATTTCTTTTGTTTGGATCTGTTATCCAACTTATAGCTTGTGCAAG CAATATATATTACATAAATGATAATCTGGACAAGAGGACTTGGACATACATATTCGGAGCATGTTGTGCAACCACTGTCTTTATTCCCTCATTTCACAACTACAGAATCTGGTCCTTTTTGGGTCTTGTTATGACCACTTACACTGCTTGGTATCTAACAATTGCTGCAATCCTTCACGGTCAG ATGGAAGGAGTTAAGCACTCGGGTCCAAATAAAATGGTGCTATATTTTACTGGGGCCACAAACATTCTCTACACATTTGGGGGCCATGCCGTTACTGT GGAAATCATGCACGCTATGTGGAAGCCACAAAAGTTCAAAGCCATATATTTAATGGCTACCCTTTATGTTCTGACACTGACCCTTCCATCAGCAGCAGCAGTTTATTGGGCATTTGGTGACATGCTTCTAAATCACTCTAATGctttgatgaattcaa ACGTGTATAAATTAGTGGATGATCAACTTGATAATACACAAACAATAAAAGAGGATTTTCATTGGAATGATAAAGAATAA